The following proteins are co-located in the Bosea sp. AS-1 genome:
- a CDS encoding 4'-phosphopantetheinyl transferase superfamily protein, with protein sequence MHWLRSIAATAPSYPAVWLIETQQRPRNLVERSRLRRETAQAVLAQQLGCPDGEVVISHDPAGQPRLAGPHASALHISLATRAGVVAVALARRPVGVDLELVDPDGPLPREALHADELRTLDAIEAVTRPLAFARLWAAKEAYVKALGTGFARPPESFAVSLLAPDRFRIDGVAAEGMLHTIENGGQEILAAAMIVLDEA encoded by the coding sequence CCGTCTGGCTGATCGAGACGCAGCAGCGCCCGCGCAATCTTGTCGAGCGTTCGCGGCTGCGGCGCGAGACCGCGCAGGCGGTCCTGGCGCAACAGCTCGGCTGCCCCGACGGCGAGGTCGTCATCTCGCATGATCCTGCCGGCCAACCACGACTCGCCGGGCCGCATGCGAGCGCCCTGCACATCTCGCTCGCGACGCGGGCGGGCGTGGTCGCCGTTGCCCTGGCCCGGCGGCCGGTCGGGGTCGATCTAGAGCTGGTCGATCCGGACGGCCCCCTCCCGCGGGAGGCTCTTCACGCCGATGAACTGCGAACGCTGGACGCGATCGAGGCCGTGACGCGACCGCTCGCCTTTGCGCGCCTCTGGGCCGCCAAGGAAGCCTATGTGAAGGCGCTCGGAACCGGCTTCGCCCGGCCGCCCGAGAGCTTCGCGGTGTCCCTGCTCGCCCCTGACCGGTTCCGCATCGACGGCGTGGCGGCAGAGGGCATGCTCCACACCATCGAAAACGGCGGCCAGGAGATCCTGGCCGCCGCAATGATCGTTCTCGACGAGGCGTGA
- a CDS encoding TerC family protein — protein sequence MDFSSSTFWISLLQIIWIDLLLSGDNAVVIALACRSLPENRRKLGIWLGAGAAVGLRIIFALIVTYLLGVPYLKVIGGILLFWIAIKLAVGEEEAHGEIEASESLWKAVRTIAIADAVMSLDNVIAIAGAAKGHPELFIFGLLLSIPLIIMGAQLLTTIIERFPILVWIGAALLGWIAAEMILGDVAVLQWLQVNLPSWVKAVPLDANPLGIGPANLPHYAGAVIGALFVCIVGYVLKKKPANQPG from the coding sequence ATGGATTTCTCCTCCTCGACCTTCTGGATCTCGCTGTTGCAGATCATCTGGATCGATCTGCTGCTTTCCGGCGACAACGCGGTCGTCATCGCGCTGGCCTGCCGCTCGCTGCCGGAAAATCGCCGGAAGCTGGGCATCTGGCTCGGCGCCGGTGCGGCAGTCGGTCTGCGCATCATCTTCGCGCTGATCGTCACCTATCTCCTCGGCGTGCCGTATCTGAAGGTGATCGGCGGCATCCTGCTGTTCTGGATCGCGATCAAGCTCGCTGTCGGCGAGGAGGAAGCCCATGGCGAGATCGAGGCCAGCGAAAGCCTGTGGAAGGCGGTGCGCACCATCGCCATCGCCGACGCCGTGATGAGCCTCGACAACGTCATCGCCATCGCCGGCGCGGCCAAGGGCCATCCGGAGCTGTTCATCTTCGGCCTGCTGCTCTCGATCCCGCTGATCATCATGGGTGCCCAGCTTCTCACCACGATCATCGAGCGTTTCCCGATCCTGGTCTGGATCGGTGCGGCGCTGCTCGGCTGGATCGCGGCCGAGATGATCCTGGGCGATGTCGCCGTGCTGCAATGGCTGCAGGTGAACCTGCCGAGCTGGGTCAAGGCGGTGCCGCTCGATGCCAACCCGCTCGGCATCGGGCCGGCGAACCTGCCGCATTACGCGGGAGCGGTCATCGGCGCGCTCTTCGTCTGCATCGTGGGCTATGTCCTGAAGAAGAAGCCGGCGAACCAGCCGGGCTGA
- a CDS encoding TerC family protein gives MDLTSFSLGDPLLWGKLFEIILLNVILSGDNAVVIALACRALAPEQRTKGIALGAAVAVVLRIAFTVVIASLLSMPFLRIVGAALLVWIAVKLLIEDGEQDEDSIAASSKLWKAVQTVAIADIVMSLDNVLAIAGVARDSMALLVVGLVISIPLIVVGASLITSLLTRFPILVWAGAALLGWVAGEMLDSDPWLITRFGAELLHTLEYPAAILGALLVLGLGYLIKSRRPDPAL, from the coding sequence GGGCAAGCTCTTCGAGATCATCCTGCTCAACGTTATCCTCTCGGGTGACAATGCCGTGGTGATCGCGCTGGCCTGCCGGGCGCTCGCGCCCGAGCAACGCACCAAGGGCATTGCGCTCGGCGCGGCCGTGGCCGTGGTGCTGCGCATCGCCTTCACGGTGGTCATCGCCTCGCTCCTGAGCATGCCGTTCCTGCGCATCGTCGGCGCCGCGCTGCTGGTCTGGATCGCGGTGAAGCTCCTGATCGAGGATGGCGAGCAGGACGAGGACTCCATAGCCGCCAGCAGCAAGCTCTGGAAGGCGGTCCAGACGGTCGCGATCGCCGATATCGTCATGAGCCTGGACAACGTCCTCGCCATCGCCGGCGTGGCCCGCGACTCGATGGCGCTGCTGGTGGTCGGGCTGGTCATCTCGATCCCGCTGATCGTGGTCGGGGCGTCGCTGATCACCAGCCTCCTGACCCGCTTCCCGATCCTGGTCTGGGCCGGCGCGGCGCTGCTCGGCTGGGTCGCAGGCGAGATGCTCGACAGCGACCCCTGGCTCATTACCCGCTTCGGAGCGGAACTGCTGCACACGCTCGAATATCCCGCTGCCATCCTCGGCGCGCTGCTCGTGCTCGGGCTGGGCTATCTCATCAAATCACGCCGGCCGGACCCGGCCCTCTGA